DNA from Litorilinea aerophila:
CACCCCAGACCGTGGCCCGTTTTGCCGGCCGTTTCCCCGGCCGGGTCACTGTGGTCCACTCGGGGCTTAGCGCCGGAGAGCGTTACGACGTCTGGCGGGCCATCCGGGATGGAGACTTTGACATTGTGGTGGGGCCCCGCAGCGCGCTCTTCGCGCCCTTGCCCCGGCCTGGCCTGATCGTGCTGGACGAGGAGCATGAGGCCTCGTACAAGCAAAATGCCGAGGAGTGGGGCAGCGACACCGTTTTTTACGATGCCCGCACGGTGGCCCATCGTCTGGCCGAGTTGACCCAGAGCGTGCTCATCCTGGGAAGTGCCACGCCCAGCCTGGAATCCTACTTCGCGGCGCAACAGGGCCAGATGATCCTGCTGGAGATGTCCCGGCGGGTGATGGGCCATGGGATGTCCGCCGGCCCCGGTTCGGCCGACGAGGCGGTGGCCTATGCCACGTTGCCGCCGGTGGAAATTGTGGACATGCGCCAGGAGTTACGGGCCGGCAACCGGAGCATCTTCAGCCGCAGCCTGGAGGCTGAGCTCCACGCCACCCTGGACGCGGGCGAACAGGCCATCTTGTTCCTCAACCGGCGGGGAACCAGCACCTTCGTCATGTGCCGGGACTGTGGCGCGGTGCAGGAGTGTCCTCGCTGCGAGGTGCCCCTGACCTACCACGAGCGGGCGGCGGTGCTCATCTGTCACCACTGCAACCGGCGTTATCCCATCCCGGAGCGGTGCCCCAACTGCGACAGCCGGCGCATCAAATATTTCGGCAGTGGGACCCAGCGCATCGAGGAGTACGTCTCCCAGATTGCGCCCCGGGCCCGGCTGTTGCGCTGGGACGCCGATACCACCGGCCGCAAGGGGAGCCACGAGTCCATCCTGGCCCGTTTCGCCGCCCATGAGGCGGATGTGCTGGTGGGTACCCAGATGATCGCCAAGGGCCTGGATCTCCCCCTGGTCACCCTGGTGGGCGTCATCTCTGCCGACACCGGCCTCTACCTGCCCGATTTTCGCAGCGCCGAGCGCACCTTTCAGCTCCTCACCCAGGTGGCCGGCCGGGCCGGCCGCAGCCAACGGGGAGGACGGGTAGTCATCCAGACATACACGCCGGAGCACTATGCCATCCAGGCGGCTGCCCAACATGACTATGCCAGCTTCTACCGGCGCGAGCTGGCCTTCCGGCAGGAGCATGGCTACCCCCCTGTACGGCGGCTGGCACGTCTGATATACTGGCACCGGAATCTGGAGAAGGCGCAGGAAGCCAGCCAGGAGATGGTCGCCATCCTGCGCCAGCGCCTGGAGGCGTTGGCGCCGGCCGGTCAGGCCATGGACATCATGGGGCCGGTGCCCGCCTTCTTCGCCCGCTACCGGGGCTACTACCGCTGGCAGGTCCTCATCCGGGGGGCGGATCCGGCGGTCCTGCTGCGGGGGCTCCCCATCCCCTTCGGCTGGCGGGTGGACGTGGATCCGGTCTCCATCTTATAACTGGCAGGAGTGAGAGGAAGAGAAGCATGCCCAGACGGAAGAGCCAGCGCAAGCGAGAGCTCCCCGCGCCGGCGGTGGACCGGTCGACCCCTCCCCAGTGGCTGACCCTGAAGCAGGCCAGCGACTTTCTGGGCATCCACTACACCACCCTGCGGAGCTGGGCGGACAAGGGGGAGATCCCCGTCTTTCGTACGCCCGGCGGCCACCGCCGCTTCAGCCTGGCCGATTTGCGCCGCTTTCTGGACGCACGCCTCAGCCAGCGCGCGCCCGGCGAATCGGAGCACCTGGTCAGCGCGGCCATTGTGCGGGTGCGGGAGGAGATTCAGAAGATTTCCCAGGAACAGGTGGGCTGGCACTATCCCCTGGAGGGGGACGCCGTCCAGCAGCGGCGTCAGCGGGGGCGGCGTCTCTTTGCCCTGGCCATCAGCTATGTCTTGAAGCCCAAGCCCCGGCCTCGCCTCCTGCAGGAGGGGCGCCGGCTGGGCTTTGAGTACGGGCGAGAGGCCGCCCTCAGCGGGGTGGGCCTGACGGAGACCGGGCGGGCTGTCCAGTTTTTCCGCCACCAGTTGTACCAGGTCATCCGCAGCGGCAATCCCGGCCAGGCCATGGATGCCGACGATGTGCGCATCCAGCAACTGATCGACCAGTTCCTGGATGAAGTTCTCTACGCGGTGCTGGACGGCTATGAACAACAGCTTCGAGGCGACCGGGCGGGACCTGGGGTCAGCCAACAGGCCCCAGACGAACCTTTCCCGTAACCTTCACGAGTACAGCGCCCCACGCACATGGCCACTGGCGGCCTGGAGCCGCCGCCGGGCCTCGGCCGCATCCACATCCGCCAGCCCCATCACCACCGCGACCTTGACCTCTCCCCCTGCCTCTTCCAGGAGGCGGGCCGCTTCCTGGCCGGACAGGCCGGTGGCCGCCGTCACGATGCGGACAGCCCGTTCCCGTAACTTCTGATTGGTGGGCCGCACATCCACCATGAGATTGCCGTAGACCTTGCCCAGGCGGACCATGCTGGCTGTGCTGAGCATGTTGAGTACCAGCTTCTGGGCGGTGCCGGCCTTCATGCGGGTGCTCCCGGTGATGACTTCTGGCCCCGTCAATACCTCGATGGCGACGCTGGCCATCTGGGCCATGGGGGAGTGGGGACTGCAGACCACGGCGATGGAAGCGGCGCCCACTTCTCGGGCGTAGGCCAGGCCGCCCAGCACGTAGGGGGTGCGTCCACTGGCGGCCAGCCCCACCAGCACGTCACCGGCGGCGAAACCATGCGACTGGAGATCCCGGCGTCCCTGTTCGGGATCGTCCTCGGCCGCTTCGATGGGCCGGGTGAGGGCCTGGGGCCCGCCTGCGATGAGGGCGATGGCACGATCCGCCGGAAAGCTGAAAGTGGGCAGCAGCTCAGAAGCGTCCAGCACACCCAGCCGTCCGCTGGTGCCTGCGCCCATGTAGAAGAGGCGATGGCCGGCGGCCAGTCCCTGGACGATGAGCTCGACCGCCTGGGCGATCTGGGGGAGCACTTCGGCTACAGCCAGCGGAACCTGGGCATCCTGCCGGTTGATGAGCCGCAGCATTTCCAGGGTCGGCAGGCGGTCAAGCTCCTGGCTGAGGGGATTTCGCTGTTCGGTAAGGGGCAAGGGGGTAGTCTGTTGCATATTCATGGGCCTTTCGTCGTATGGAATCTACGGATCGAAGTGAAAACCATCCCTGGGCGCCGAGTCCCCAGACGGCTGCTATGATAACACCTTTTGGCAACAGGACCAGGAATACCCATCCATTCGACGCATGCCAGCAAGGCGTTTGTGGAATGTAGGGAAAGCGTAGGTGAAATGTGGGAAAAGGGCCATCCTGTCGGCGCGAAACTGCAGCTGTACGCGCTTGGAGGCTGGGCTGCCACCACCTTCTCTGTTTGGATTTGCCGGACGATGGGGGTTTTAGGGTGTCGGGCCCGGGTCAGAAGTGTCCAGGGCTGCAAAAAAGTCCCCTTTGTCGCGGCCCGGGCGGTCGGCGGCGCCTCGCCATGCCGCTGGGCCCTGGGTCAGCCGGACCGCGTCCTCCTGGGATCCATCGGGGCGATCCAGGGGTGGTTTGCATAGAAACTCGCGCCCTGTTATAATCGAATTCCCACTCAGGCTTCGGTTCCCTGCGGATGAAGCTGTACTCCCTTTTTTCAGGCCGAATCCGTATTCAAGCCTATTGGCCCTATAACCAACTCACACCATCACACCTAAAGTACACCTAAAGGAGGTTTGTCATGCGTAACCCAGGGAAGTGGCTCGTCCTGCTTGTTGTCGTTTTGTTGATGACCAGCCTGGCCGCCTGCGCGGCGGGAACCGTTGCCGTGCCCGATCGCCCCATTGAGGTGAGCGTGGACTCGGCGCTGGCCGCCCAAGACAAAGCCATGGCCGGCCTGATGATGGGTTCGGCGGAGTGGACCGAAGAGGAGTTTAGCAGCCTGTTGTCGGTGCTGCTCCAACAGAACAGCGGCGAAAATAATCCGGTCAACGCCATTCGGGTTTGGTTTGATCCGGACAATCAGGTGACCATTCAGGTGGATCTGAAGGATGGGGTGATCCCCTTCGGCAATCAACTGAACCTGGCCGGCAAGGTGGATGTGGTGGACAACCACGTGCAGGTCCACCTGGAGCAGGCGGCGGCCGGCAACCTGGCCGTGGCCCCGGCCGTCCTCCAGATGATCAGCGACCAGATCAACGCTTCCCTGGCCGACCCCAGCATGGGGGTGGCGGTGGACGTGACCACGGACACCGGCCTGATTCAGGTCAGCCTGGCCGGCATGTAGTTTCTCGGTAGGCAGGAGTCGGTAGGCTGCCCCGGCACCCGTGGGCGGGCTCGCCCGTTTATCTTTGTCGTCTATCTTTGTTGTCATGGCCCGGAAGTTCTTCCGGGCCTTTTTCATGGCAGGTTCATACCCGGGGCTGAAGTCCTGTTGCAGGTGGGTGCGTACGTTCGGCAGAAATAGCCGCCCTAAAATTTGACCATCGATTGGCGGCCATGTTACACTCGTGGTTCGTGGGCATGTTGTGCCCACGGCTTGTGTGTTTATGGTTTTGATGCAAGTTCGGACGTGAACATCGCGGGTGCATGCTGCGGCAGCAGGGGGTGCCTTGCCCTATCCAGGGTGCCGCCGGAAGAGCTGCCGATATTTTGCCGACATTCTGGTTGCCGGCATTTTCATGAGGGCGTGAATTAGCTAGGGTCGAAGTTTGGTTCTAAGTTCGCTTTGAATGCTTGAGTTCTCTTGGGTATCTTGAGCAATTTGACTTAGATTGAGGATTCAGTTCATTAGGATGGAGGAGTCTTTTGCCCACGATTAACCAGCTGGTCCGCAAGGGCCGAAAAAGTGTGGCCAAAAAGGAAAAGGCGCCGGCGCTGCGCTTCACCCAGAATACCCTGACCGGCAAGACCCGGCGTATGAAGAAGGGGAATCCCCAGAAGCGCGGCGTCTGCACCCAGGTGCGTACCACCACGCCCAAGAAGCCCAATTCCGCCTTGCGGAAGGTAGCCCGTGTGCGCCTGACCAACGGCATGGAGGTCACGGCCTACATTCCGGGCGAGGGCCACAACCTGCAGGAGCACAGCGTGGTGCTGGTGCGCGGCGGTCGTGTGAAGGACCTGCCCGGTGTTCGCTATCACATCGTGCGAGGCGCGCTGGACAGCACGGGCGTCGACCAGCGGAAGCGTGGTCGCAGCAAATATGGGACAAAGCGCCCGCGAGGGTAACATAGCTACGGCGGAGATTCAATACCTATGCGCAGGAAGCGAGCAGAGACACGAGCGGTCATTCCCGATCCTCGCTACAACAGCGAGATCGTCGCCAAGTTTATCAACAATGTGATGGAGCGCGGCAAGAAGAGCCTGGCCACCCGCATTGTTTACAACGCCTTCGACCTCATCGAAGAGCGGACCAATCGCCCCGGCCTGGAGGTTTTTGAGGAGGCGTTGAAAAATGCCACTCCTCTGGTAGAGGTCAAGCCGCGCCGGGTCGGCGGTGCCACATATCAGATTCCGGTGGAGATCGGGGCAAACCGGCGGATGGCCCTGGCCATGCGCTGGCTGATCGACAGCGCGCGCAAGCGCAGTGGCCGCGATATGTCTGTGCGGCTGGCCAATGAATTGATGGATGCCGCCCGCAACGAAGGTGCTACCATCAAGAAGCGGGAGGACACCCACCGGATGGCCGAGGCCAACCAGGCTTTCGCCCACTTCCGTTACTAAATCGGCCGCTTTTGTCCCGGGCCGGCCAGCCCCAGAGGGCTGGGCAAAGGCCGGCACCCGGATGGAGCGGCTCGCCCGTCGCGATCCCGCTGCGTGGCTATGGACCGAGCTTTGCTGAAAATTTAGCGTGGTTTTTGGCTCTCTCTAGAGAGCTCGCATACGTCTCGAACGATACGTCTCGAACGACGAGTGCGGCGCCCTTGCCACAAGTGAACGAGCGCAATGTCTTGCTAGCGCTCCAGGCCTGTCTGGGCAACATCGATGTTGCCCAGGGCTGCCGGGTATCAGGCAAACTTTCCAGGCAAACTTTGTGGAGAATCGGCGCCGTACTGTTTTGTTCTAAAACAGGAATCCTTTTATGAGTGTGGAATATCCCATCGAACGC
Protein-coding regions in this window:
- the priA gene encoding primosomal protein N', yielding MRYAEVIVNVPIRRTFTTRQGEPPLPESPDDAGNEWRTFHYHLPPHLEEILQPGHLVWVPFGRQQVQGIVWQLADSAPVPTRPVERLARPLPVLTPVQLTLAAWLADYYVASILEVVRLFLPPGLLTRSGRKEQPRARRELQVTLAAPPEELETRLQTLARSTPQATVLSWLLDHPGERPSPGDLAKTCGLRSDSTVRTLASKGLVRIQVEGVSLAVPRSEAEAQLATWRGLAPYRQVLAALQEAGTPLWKSDLYARVPTDLKTLRALHRAGLIRLEERVRFRDPLAGRSYPPSAAPILTSEQEAVWQQIWQRGFQASPPGKFLIHGVTGSGKTEIYLRAIEETLQQGRQAIVLVPEIALTPQTVARFAGRFPGRVTVVHSGLSAGERYDVWRAIRDGDFDIVVGPRSALFAPLPRPGLIVLDEEHEASYKQNAEEWGSDTVFYDARTVAHRLAELTQSVLILGSATPSLESYFAAQQGQMILLEMSRRVMGHGMSAGPGSADEAVAYATLPPVEIVDMRQELRAGNRSIFSRSLEAELHATLDAGEQAILFLNRRGTSTFVMCRDCGAVQECPRCEVPLTYHERAAVLICHHCNRRYPIPERCPNCDSRRIKYFGSGTQRIEEYVSQIAPRARLLRWDADTTGRKGSHESILARFAAHEADVLVGTQMIAKGLDLPLVTLVGVISADTGLYLPDFRSAERTFQLLTQVAGRAGRSQRGGRVVIQTYTPEHYAIQAAAQHDYASFYRRELAFRQEHGYPPVRRLARLIYWHRNLEKAQEASQEMVAILRQRLEALAPAGQAMDIMGPVPAFFARYRGYYRWQVLIRGADPAVLLRGLPIPFGWRVDVDPVSIL
- a CDS encoding MerR family transcriptional regulator — protein: MPRRKSQRKRELPAPAVDRSTPPQWLTLKQASDFLGIHYTTLRSWADKGEIPVFRTPGGHRRFSLADLRRFLDARLSQRAPGESEHLVSAAIVRVREEIQKISQEQVGWHYPLEGDAVQQRRQRGRRLFALAISYVLKPKPRPRLLQEGRRLGFEYGREAALSGVGLTETGRAVQFFRHQLYQVIRSGNPGQAMDADDVRIQQLIDQFLDEVLYAVLDGYEQQLRGDRAGPGVSQQAPDEPFP
- the murQ gene encoding N-acetylmuramic acid 6-phosphate etherase → MNMQQTTPLPLTEQRNPLSQELDRLPTLEMLRLINRQDAQVPLAVAEVLPQIAQAVELIVQGLAAGHRLFYMGAGTSGRLGVLDASELLPTFSFPADRAIALIAGGPQALTRPIEAAEDDPEQGRRDLQSHGFAAGDVLVGLAASGRTPYVLGGLAYAREVGAASIAVVCSPHSPMAQMASVAIEVLTGPEVITGSTRMKAGTAQKLVLNMLSTASMVRLGKVYGNLMVDVRPTNQKLRERAVRIVTAATGLSGQEAARLLEEAGGEVKVAVVMGLADVDAAEARRRLQAASGHVRGALYS
- the rpsL gene encoding 30S ribosomal protein S12, coding for MPTINQLVRKGRKSVAKKEKAPALRFTQNTLTGKTRRMKKGNPQKRGVCTQVRTTTPKKPNSALRKVARVRLTNGMEVTAYIPGEGHNLQEHSVVLVRGGRVKDLPGVRYHIVRGALDSTGVDQRKRGRSKYGTKRPRG
- the rpsG gene encoding 30S ribosomal protein S7 — translated: MRRKRAETRAVIPDPRYNSEIVAKFINNVMERGKKSLATRIVYNAFDLIEERTNRPGLEVFEEALKNATPLVEVKPRRVGGATYQIPVEIGANRRMALAMRWLIDSARKRSGRDMSVRLANELMDAARNEGATIKKREDTHRMAEANQAFAHFRY